Below is a window of Candidatus Saganbacteria bacterium DNA.
TTTCACTTCTGAAAAGATAGATTTTGTCACGGCGATCCTCGGCGACGAGATTGACCTGCCGCTTTTTGACGGAAATTTCAGGCTTAAGATACCGTCCGGCACCCAGCCGAACACAGTTTTCCGCCAGAGGGGAAAAGGCATGCCGCGGCTTCAGGGCAACGGAAGAGGAGACCTCTTCATAGAGGTGCACGTGGAGATCCCGACCAGGCTGTCGCGCGAGCAGACCGACCTGCTGAAAAAGATCAAAGGGATAAAATGAACAGGTTCTTCGTCCCCAGAGACAATGTTCTCGGGGACCTCATAATCATCTCCGGCTCGGATGTGAACCATATCAAGAACGTCCTGCGCAAGGACCGCGGCCACAGGATCATCTGCTTTGACAGCAGCGGGAACGAATACCTCGCCGAGATAAAGGACATCTCAAAGGAAAAAATATCCCTCGCCGTCATATCCAAAAAAAAGAACAGCGCGGAACCGAAGACAAAGATCACTCTCGGTCAAAGCCTGCCGAAACTTTCTAAAATGGACCTCGTGATACAAAAAGCGACGGAGCTCGGTGTCTTTGAAATCATCCCCGTAATATCAGAAAGATCAGTTCCTAAATCCGGCAAACCTGAAAGGTGGAACAAGATCGCAAAAGAATCCAGCCAGCAGTCAGGAAGGACCCATATCCCCGGGGTCATCATGCCTGTCGGGTTGCCGGATTTTTTCAAAAAGACCAAAGATGCCGGATTAAAACTTATCCCTTTCGAAGGCGAAGACTATACGACCATAAAACATGTACTGAATAAAAATGCCGGTATATCAAATATTGCGCTTTTGATCGGACCCGAAGGCGGATTTTCTAATAGTGAGATCGAACTGGCAAAGCGCTCCGGTTTTACCAGCGTTTCACTTGGAAAAACGATATTAAGGACGGAGACCGCGGCGCTCGCTGCTATTTCCATGATACTTTACGGTCTGGAGATGGACGGATGAACAGAAAAAAGCTTGATGTAACAAAACTGAGGGATGACTTTTTTAAGTTGAAACCTGACCCTGAAGATCCCGCGCAGAAAGTCTCGTTCGGGACTTCGGGCCACAGGGGA
It encodes the following:
- a CDS encoding 16S rRNA (uracil(1498)-N(3))-methyltransferase, which encodes MNRFFVPRDNVLGDLIIISGSDVNHIKNVLRKDRGHRIICFDSSGNEYLAEIKDISKEKISLAVISKKKNSAEPKTKITLGQSLPKLSKMDLVIQKATELGVFEIIPVISERSVPKSGKPERWNKIAKESSQQSGRTHIPGVIMPVGLPDFFKKTKDAGLKLIPFEGEDYTTIKHVLNKNAGISNIALLIGPEGGFSNSEIELAKRSGFTSVSLGKTILRTETAALAAISMILYGLEMDG